The Azospirillum baldaniorum genome contains a region encoding:
- a CDS encoding ComEC/Rec2 family competence protein, with protein MAGGLAAEEGDSGPVRRGVGTRLSTAAQECLAAERERWALWLPVGTGAGVALYFGLHAEPPLWLGPGAAAGCLALLWLARRRLAPVVLLLGLLSVALGFAAAQLHSVAAMAPMLTRELGPVQVTGRVLAVERQPTGTRLMIGEPTVERLAPEATPERVRLHLPAKVAPPEAGTVVRLRAMLHPPAAPAEPGAFDLQRRAYFEGFGAVGFVIGAPVAQEAPPPSGWRRVTVAFERARAAIAERVRAVVSDSAEASVTAALLNGDAAAIPEPMMDAFRDSGLAHLLSISGLHVGIAAGIVFWVVRALLALVPWVALRWPIKKIAALAGILSAILYTLLVGAPLPTLRSVLMTGLVMGAVVADRSPISMRLVAFAGIVTVLYDPEGMLGPSFQMSFAAVVALIAAFERFTPWAVSRRREMGWLGKGVMALGGIAFSSVVATVATTPYGLYHFQQVAFYGVLSNMVAIPITTVWIMPFSLLSYLLLPFGLEGPAVTAMSWGVRLVIETAERTAALPGATAFLPAMPDAAIAAVTLGGLWLAIWTGRWRWLGLVALAGGLVAPAAALRPDILVSEDGKLMAVRGAEGILSLSTASDGRAANTWRRRDGMEKPEEKAGQDVWPLVGVSLDGRLRCDALGCLYRAQGKTVALLRQPDALTEDCAVADAVVIATPSRGCRAPLVIDRWQLRREGAHTLTLSDKGIRVETVRGQRGDRPWTMGGRTMGGTLSDGKTGGR; from the coding sequence ATGGCCGGAGGTTTGGCGGCAGAGGAGGGCGATTCCGGCCCTGTCCGTCGCGGCGTCGGCACGCGCCTTTCCACGGCGGCACAGGAGTGCCTCGCCGCGGAGCGGGAGCGCTGGGCGCTGTGGCTGCCCGTGGGGACCGGGGCGGGTGTGGCCCTGTATTTCGGCCTGCATGCCGAGCCGCCGCTCTGGCTGGGGCCGGGCGCCGCGGCCGGATGTCTGGCGCTGCTGTGGCTGGCGCGGCGGCGTCTGGCGCCGGTCGTTCTGCTGCTGGGGCTGTTGAGCGTCGCTCTGGGCTTCGCCGCGGCGCAACTGCACAGCGTGGCGGCGATGGCGCCGATGCTGACGCGCGAGCTTGGGCCGGTGCAGGTCACCGGGCGGGTGCTGGCGGTTGAGCGGCAGCCCACCGGCACGCGGCTGATGATCGGTGAACCGACGGTGGAGCGGCTGGCCCCGGAGGCGACGCCGGAGCGGGTCCGCCTGCATCTGCCGGCCAAGGTGGCACCGCCGGAGGCCGGGACGGTGGTCCGGCTGCGCGCCATGCTCCACCCGCCGGCCGCCCCGGCGGAGCCGGGAGCCTTCGACCTGCAGCGGCGGGCCTATTTCGAAGGCTTCGGCGCGGTCGGCTTCGTCATCGGCGCCCCCGTCGCGCAGGAGGCGCCGCCGCCCAGTGGCTGGCGCCGGGTGACCGTGGCCTTCGAGCGGGCGCGCGCCGCCATCGCCGAGCGGGTGCGCGCCGTCGTGAGCGATTCCGCGGAGGCCAGCGTCACCGCCGCCTTGCTGAACGGCGACGCGGCGGCGATTCCCGAACCGATGATGGACGCCTTCCGCGACAGCGGTCTGGCCCACCTTCTGTCCATCTCCGGCCTCCACGTGGGCATCGCCGCGGGCATCGTCTTCTGGGTGGTGCGGGCGCTTCTGGCCCTGGTTCCCTGGGTGGCGCTGCGCTGGCCGATCAAGAAGATCGCGGCGCTGGCCGGCATCCTGTCGGCCATCCTCTACACGCTTCTGGTGGGGGCGCCCCTGCCGACGCTTCGGTCCGTGCTGATGACCGGCCTCGTCATGGGCGCGGTCGTCGCCGACCGGTCGCCGATCAGCATGCGGCTGGTCGCCTTCGCGGGCATCGTCACCGTCCTCTACGACCCGGAGGGGATGCTGGGGCCCAGCTTCCAGATGTCCTTCGCGGCGGTCGTCGCCCTGATCGCCGCCTTCGAACGGTTCACGCCCTGGGCGGTGAGTCGGCGGCGCGAGATGGGCTGGCTCGGCAAGGGCGTCATGGCGCTGGGCGGCATCGCCTTTTCCAGCGTGGTGGCGACGGTCGCGACGACGCCCTACGGGCTCTACCATTTCCAGCAGGTCGCCTTTTACGGCGTGCTCTCCAACATGGTGGCGATCCCCATTACGACGGTGTGGATCATGCCCTTCAGCCTGCTCTCCTACCTGCTGCTGCCCTTCGGGCTGGAGGGGCCGGCGGTCACGGCGATGAGTTGGGGCGTTCGGCTGGTCATTGAAACGGCGGAGCGGACCGCGGCACTGCCCGGAGCGACGGCGTTCCTGCCGGCCATGCCGGACGCCGCCATCGCGGCGGTCACGCTGGGCGGGCTGTGGCTGGCCATCTGGACGGGACGCTGGCGCTGGCTGGGGCTGGTGGCCCTGGCCGGCGGGCTGGTCGCCCCGGCCGCCGCGCTGCGGCCCGACATTCTGGTGTCGGAGGACGGAAAACTGATGGCCGTGCGCGGCGCGGAGGGGATTCTCAGCCTGTCCACCGCCAGCGACGGGCGGGCCGCCAACACGTGGAGGCGGCGCGACGGCATGGAGAAGCCGGAGGAGAAAGCCGGTCAGGATGTCTGGCCACTCGTCGGGGTCAGCCTGGACGGGCGGCTGCGCTGCGACGCTCTGGGATGCCTTTACCGCGCGCAGGGGAAGACAGTGGCGCTGCTGCGCCAGCCGGACGCCTTGACTGAGGATTGCGCGGTGGCCGACGCGGTGGTGATCGCGACCCCGTCGCGCGGGTGCCGGGCGCCGCTGGTCATCGACCG
- the gltX gene encoding glutamate--tRNA ligase yields MTVVTRFAPSPTGFLHIGGARTALFNWLYARRNGGTYLLRIEDTDRQRSTDAAVDAILDGLSWLGLDWDGDAVSQFARKDRHAEVAQQMLAAGRAYYCYASPEELEEMRAAQKAAGQPVRYDGRWRDRDPSEAPAGVKPVIRLKAPQEGETVLKDRVQGEVTVQNAQLDDLILLRADGTPTYLLAVVVDDHDMGVTHVIRGDDHLTNTFRQIQIYNAMGWDLPEFGHIPLIHGPDGAKLSKRHGALGVDAYRDMGYLPEAIRNYLLRLGWGHGDDEIISTEQAVEWFNLEGIGRSPSRFDFAKLENLNAHYMRQADDARLVGLATPRLEAELGRALTESERDLLTRAMNGLKQRARTVVDLAQSARFYLAARPLAMDEKAAALLDEKGRGILTDLAARFEAEADFTAAALEGLVRAFAEERGEKLGKIAQPLRAALTGSTVSPPIFEVAEILGRAETLARMKDAATAARG; encoded by the coding sequence ATGACCGTCGTCACCCGTTTCGCCCCGTCGCCCACCGGCTTTCTCCACATCGGCGGTGCCCGAACCGCATTGTTCAACTGGCTGTACGCCCGACGCAACGGCGGCACGTACCTGCTGCGCATCGAGGACACCGACCGCCAGCGCTCGACGGACGCGGCGGTGGACGCCATCCTCGACGGCCTGTCCTGGCTCGGCCTCGACTGGGACGGCGACGCGGTCAGCCAGTTCGCCCGCAAGGACCGCCACGCCGAAGTGGCGCAGCAGATGCTGGCGGCCGGCCGCGCCTATTACTGCTACGCGAGCCCCGAGGAACTGGAGGAGATGCGCGCCGCCCAGAAGGCCGCGGGCCAGCCGGTGCGCTACGACGGGCGCTGGCGCGACCGCGACCCGTCCGAGGCTCCGGCCGGCGTGAAGCCGGTGATCCGCCTGAAGGCGCCGCAGGAGGGCGAGACGGTCCTGAAGGACCGCGTCCAGGGCGAGGTGACGGTGCAGAACGCCCAGCTCGACGATCTGATCCTGCTGCGCGCCGACGGCACCCCGACTTATCTGCTGGCGGTGGTGGTGGACGACCACGACATGGGCGTGACCCACGTCATCCGCGGCGACGACCATCTGACCAACACCTTCCGCCAGATCCAGATCTACAACGCCATGGGCTGGGACCTGCCGGAATTCGGCCACATTCCGCTGATCCACGGTCCGGACGGCGCCAAGCTGTCGAAGCGCCATGGCGCGCTCGGCGTCGACGCCTACCGCGACATGGGCTACCTGCCGGAGGCGATCCGCAACTACCTGCTGCGGCTCGGCTGGGGACACGGCGACGACGAGATCATCTCGACCGAACAGGCCGTGGAATGGTTCAACCTGGAGGGCATCGGGCGCTCCCCCTCGCGCTTCGACTTCGCCAAGCTGGAGAACCTGAACGCCCATTACATGCGGCAGGCCGACGACGCCCGCTTGGTGGGTCTGGCCACCCCGCGGCTGGAGGCCGAGCTTGGCCGCGCGCTGACCGAGTCGGAGCGGGATCTGCTGACCCGCGCCATGAACGGGCTGAAGCAGCGCGCCCGCACCGTGGTCGATCTCGCCCAGAGCGCCCGCTTCTACCTCGCCGCCCGTCCGCTGGCGATGGACGAGAAGGCCGCCGCGTTGTTGGACGAGAAGGGCCGCGGAATCCTGACCGACCTCGCCGCCCGCTTCGAGGCCGAGGCGGACTTCACCGCCGCCGCCCTGGAAGGGCTGGTGCGTGCCTTCGCCGAGGAGCGGGGCGAGAAGCTGGGCAAGATCGCCCAGCCGCTGCGCGCCGCGCTCACCGGTTCCACCGTGTCGCCGCCCATCTTCGAAGTGGCCGAGATCCTGGGCCGCGCGGAAACGCTGGCCCGGATGAAGGATGCCGCAACTGCAGCACGGGGCTAA
- the gltA gene encoding citrate synthase, with protein MTQTADKADTFTLIDNRTGKQVSLPVMKGSTGPDVIDIRKLYAETGCFTYDPGFTSTGSCESKITYIDGDEGVLLHRGYAIDDLAEHATFPEVCFLLLNNHLPNAAEKEEFEGILRGHSMVHEQLTRFYSGFRRDAHPMAVLCGVVGALSAFYHDSTDIEDPVQRKIAAHRLIAKIPAIAAMAYKYSVGQPFMYPRNDLSYAENFLYMTFGTPCEPYKVNPVLSKAMDKIFILHADHEQNASTSTVRLAGSSGANPFACIAAGIASLWGPAHGGANEAVLKMLEEIGSVDRIPEIVRRAKDKNDNFRLMGFGHRVYKNYDPRAQVMRKTCHEVLAELGIKDEPLLDIAMELEKIALEDPYFVEKKLYPNVDFYSGIILKAMGFPTSMFTVLFAVARTVGWISQWKEMIEDPVQKIGRPRQLYTGATKRDFIPLAERG; from the coding sequence ATGACCCAAACCGCGGACAAGGCCGATACCTTCACCCTGATCGACAACCGGACTGGCAAGCAGGTCAGCCTGCCCGTGATGAAGGGAAGCACGGGTCCGGACGTGATCGACATCCGCAAGCTCTACGCCGAGACCGGTTGTTTCACCTACGATCCGGGTTTCACTTCGACGGGCAGCTGCGAGTCCAAGATCACCTACATCGACGGTGATGAGGGTGTTCTGCTGCACCGCGGTTACGCCATCGACGACCTTGCCGAGCACGCGACCTTCCCGGAGGTCTGCTTCCTTCTCCTCAACAACCACCTGCCGAACGCCGCCGAGAAGGAAGAGTTCGAGGGCATCCTGCGCGGCCACTCGATGGTGCACGAGCAGCTGACCCGCTTCTACAGCGGCTTCCGCCGCGACGCCCACCCGATGGCGGTTCTCTGCGGCGTCGTCGGCGCGCTGTCGGCCTTCTACCACGACTCGACGGACATCGAGGACCCGGTGCAGCGCAAGATCGCCGCGCACCGCTTGATCGCCAAGATCCCGGCGATCGCCGCGATGGCCTACAAGTACTCGGTCGGCCAGCCGTTCATGTACCCGCGCAACGACCTGTCCTACGCCGAGAACTTCCTCTACATGACCTTCGGCACGCCGTGCGAGCCGTACAAGGTCAACCCGGTCCTGTCCAAGGCCATGGACAAGATCTTCATCCTGCACGCCGACCACGAGCAGAACGCCTCGACCTCGACCGTCCGTCTGGCCGGCTCGTCGGGCGCCAACCCGTTCGCCTGCATCGCCGCCGGCATCGCCTCGCTGTGGGGTCCGGCCCATGGCGGCGCCAACGAGGCCGTGCTGAAGATGCTGGAGGAGATCGGCTCCGTCGATCGCATCCCGGAGATCGTCCGCCGCGCCAAGGACAAAAACGACAACTTCCGCCTGATGGGCTTCGGCCACCGGGTCTACAAGAACTACGACCCGCGCGCCCAGGTCATGCGCAAGACCTGTCATGAGGTTCTGGCCGAGCTGGGCATCAAGGACGAGCCGCTCCTCGACATCGCGATGGAGCTGGAGAAGATCGCCCTCGAAGACCCGTACTTCGTCGAGAAGAAGCTGTACCCGAACGTCGATTTCTACTCGGGCATCATCCTGAAGGCGATGGGCTTCCCGACCAGCATGTTCACCGTGCTGTTCGCCGTGGCGCGCACCGTCGGCTGGATCTCCCAGTGGAAGGAGATGATCGAGGACCCGGTCCAGAAGATCGGCCGTCCGCGTCAGCTCTACACCGGTGCGACCAAGCGGGACTTCATCCCGCTGGCCGAGCGTGGCTAA
- a CDS encoding glutathione S-transferase family protein, whose product MLRLYDNLSSGNGYKCRLLLHKLGIPYERIELDIDRAETRTPEFLARNPNGRIPTLQLEDGSHLPESNAILWYLAEGTPYLPDNREGRARVLQWMFFEQYSHEPNIATVRFWITHHVEMTEERKLGLVTKRRLGHDALGVMDGHLAERRFFVGDRFSVADIALYAYTHVAEEGGFDLSGYPAVRAWMERVAAEGPHIPITQG is encoded by the coding sequence ATGCTGCGCCTTTACGACAACCTGTCTTCCGGAAACGGCTACAAGTGCCGGCTGCTGCTGCACAAGCTCGGCATTCCCTATGAGCGGATCGAACTGGACATCGACCGGGCGGAAACGCGCACCCCGGAGTTCCTGGCCCGCAATCCGAACGGGCGCATCCCGACTCTGCAATTGGAGGACGGCAGCCACCTGCCGGAATCCAACGCGATCCTCTGGTATCTGGCGGAAGGCACGCCCTATCTGCCGGACAACCGGGAAGGCCGCGCGCGGGTCCTGCAATGGATGTTCTTCGAGCAGTACAGCCACGAACCGAACATCGCGACCGTGCGCTTCTGGATCACGCACCATGTGGAGATGACGGAGGAGCGCAAGCTGGGGCTGGTGACCAAGCGCCGGCTCGGCCACGACGCGCTGGGTGTCATGGACGGGCATCTGGCAGAGCGTCGCTTCTTTGTGGGCGATCGCTTCAGCGTCGCCGACATCGCGCTCTACGCCTACACCCATGTGGCGGAGGAGGGTGGGTTCGACCTGTCCGGCTATCCGGCGGTGCGCGCATGGATGGAGCGTGTGGCGGCGGAAGGGCCGCACATCCCGATCACCCAGGGCTAG
- a CDS encoding LysR substrate-binding domain-containing protein — protein sequence MPRLPFTALAAFEAASRHGSMTRAADELGLTHGAVSRQVGDLEKRLKVRLFDRTPQGLLLTDAGRDLAQACTAGLGRVQESWDRIAGQGPERLRVAAPRTWAALWLVPRLGRFLDGRPDLRLDIEGGNTERASEAEAGWAVIRYVRGGDPGPAGALLSEEPLFPVCAPSLAERLSGPADLSRQTLLHYQASPDWSLWRAGSGVSLDGAGSLSFSESVMVIQAAMAGQGIALGRPSLVLEALEAGRLVCPFGPAVHCGDRYVLTAPAEGRGRGVLRAFRHWLLAEAAADRARLERLGVPFPQGRAGA from the coding sequence ATGCCGCGTCTTCCCTTCACCGCACTGGCCGCCTTCGAGGCGGCGTCCCGGCACGGCAGCATGACCCGCGCCGCCGACGAACTCGGCCTGACCCATGGAGCGGTCAGCCGTCAGGTGGGCGATCTGGAGAAGCGGCTGAAGGTCCGTCTGTTCGACCGCACCCCGCAGGGGCTTCTTCTGACCGACGCCGGGCGCGACCTCGCGCAAGCCTGCACCGCCGGTCTGGGCCGGGTCCAGGAGAGTTGGGACCGCATCGCCGGGCAAGGGCCGGAGCGGTTGCGCGTTGCCGCGCCGCGCACCTGGGCGGCCTTGTGGCTGGTGCCGCGGCTGGGGCGCTTCCTGGACGGCCGGCCGGACCTGCGGCTGGACATCGAGGGAGGCAACACCGAGCGCGCGTCGGAGGCCGAGGCGGGCTGGGCGGTGATCCGCTACGTGCGCGGCGGCGATCCCGGTCCCGCGGGGGCGCTTCTGTCGGAAGAGCCGCTGTTTCCGGTCTGTGCGCCGTCGCTGGCTGAGCGGCTGTCCGGCCCGGCCGACCTGTCCCGCCAGACACTGCTGCATTATCAGGCGTCGCCGGACTGGAGTCTGTGGCGCGCCGGCAGCGGGGTAAGTCTGGATGGAGCGGGCAGCCTGAGCTTTTCGGAATCGGTGATGGTGATCCAGGCGGCCATGGCCGGGCAGGGGATTGCGCTGGGGCGCCCGTCGCTGGTGTTGGAGGCGCTGGAAGCGGGACGGCTCGTCTGCCCCTTCGGACCGGCGGTGCACTGCGGCGACCGCTATGTGCTGACCGCCCCGGCCGAAGGGCGCGGGCGCGGCGTGCTCCGCGCCTTTCGGCACTGGCTGCTGGCGGAGGCCGCTGCGGATCGGGCGCGGCTGGAGCGGCTCGGCGTACCGTTTCCGCAGGGCCGCGCTGGCGCCTGA
- a CDS encoding GNAT family N-acetyltransferase encodes MTIPLAITDIPALNDHRLRAELEALLEDAVNSGASVGYHAPLEPHWKQAFWNGVAAQLSGGAHRLLIARGPDGDLLGSVQLALCTKPNGAHRAEVQKLLVFTRHRRNGVARRLMAAVEDTARGLGRSLLVLDTLKGDSGEPFYEATGWRRAGLIPGYTVEADGAFHDTVLFYKTL; translated from the coding sequence ATGACGATCCCTTTGGCAATCACCGACATTCCCGCCCTCAACGACCACCGTCTCCGGGCGGAGCTGGAAGCCCTTCTGGAGGACGCCGTGAACAGCGGCGCCTCGGTCGGTTACCATGCCCCGCTGGAACCGCATTGGAAACAGGCGTTCTGGAACGGGGTGGCCGCCCAACTGTCCGGCGGCGCGCACCGGCTGCTGATCGCCCGCGGACCGGACGGAGACTTGCTGGGAAGCGTCCAGTTGGCGCTCTGCACCAAGCCGAATGGCGCGCACCGCGCCGAGGTGCAGAAGCTGCTCGTCTTCACCCGCCATCGGCGGAACGGAGTCGCGCGACGGCTGATGGCGGCGGTGGAGGACACGGCCCGTGGTCTGGGGCGGTCGCTGCTGGTGCTCGACACGTTGAAGGGCGACAGCGGCGAGCCCTTCTACGAAGCGACGGGCTGGCGTCGCGCCGGGCTGATTCCCGGCTACACGGTGGAAGCGGACGGCGCCTTTCACGACACCGTCCTCTTCTACAAAACGCTGTGA
- the gloA gene encoding lactoylglutathione lyase, whose amino-acid sequence MSQFRLLHTMLRVYDLEKSLDFYTRLLGMKLLRRNDYEGGRFTLAFVGYGDEKDTAVLELTHNWDQAEPYAIGTAYGHIALGVPDIYATCEQLAKEGVKIPRPPGPMKHGTTVIAFIEDPDGYKVELIETK is encoded by the coding sequence ATGAGCCAATTCCGCCTGCTGCACACGATGCTCCGGGTCTATGATCTGGAGAAGTCGCTGGACTTCTACACCCGCCTGCTCGGCATGAAGCTGCTGCGCCGCAACGATTATGAGGGCGGTCGCTTCACGCTGGCCTTCGTCGGCTACGGCGACGAGAAGGACACCGCCGTCCTGGAACTGACCCACAACTGGGACCAGGCCGAGCCCTACGCCATCGGCACCGCCTACGGCCACATCGCGCTGGGCGTGCCGGACATCTATGCCACCTGCGAGCAGCTCGCCAAGGAAGGCGTCAAAATTCCGCGTCCGCCTGGCCCGATGAAGCACGGCACCACCGTGATCGCCTTCATCGAGGACCCGGACGGTTACAAGGTCGAGCTGATCGAGACGAAGTAA
- the lpxB gene encoding lipid-A-disaccharide synthase, translated as MSDPLIFLIAGEPSGDALGARLMAACKRLTGGRVRFAGIGGEKMVAEGLESLFPMGELTLFGVFELLPHLPNLLRRIDQTVAEILRLRPDAVVGIDSPGFTVRVSKRVKAQAPDIPLIHYVAPTVWAWKPKRAAKYAAIYDHLLAILPFEPPYFEKEGLPCTFVGHSVVESGAGHGDAQRFRETHGLAADARVVAVLPGSRKGEVSRLLPDFRATLESLLPSHPGLVAVVPTVATVRDRVAAEVAGWPLRTILVEGDAPKYDVFAAAEAALAASGTVALELALARLPTVIAYRLNPVTVALYRRLIRVKYVNLVNLMLDRMLVPELLQEDCRPDRLASELGRLLDDPAARATQIDGVAEVARWLGQGGTPPSERAAQVVLEVAAGRLDKTRSEKTRAQEPAWETRP; from the coding sequence GTGAGCGATCCGTTGATTTTCCTGATCGCCGGGGAGCCCTCCGGCGACGCGCTGGGCGCGCGGCTGATGGCCGCTTGCAAACGGCTGACCGGCGGGCGGGTGCGCTTCGCCGGCATCGGCGGCGAGAAGATGGTCGCGGAGGGGCTGGAGAGCCTGTTCCCGATGGGCGAGCTGACTCTGTTCGGCGTGTTCGAACTGCTGCCCCATCTGCCGAACCTGCTGCGCCGCATCGACCAGACGGTTGCCGAGATTCTGCGGCTGCGGCCTGACGCGGTGGTGGGCATCGATTCGCCGGGCTTCACCGTGCGGGTGTCCAAGCGGGTCAAGGCGCAGGCGCCGGACATTCCGCTCATCCACTATGTGGCGCCCACTGTCTGGGCGTGGAAGCCGAAGCGCGCCGCCAAGTACGCGGCGATCTACGATCATCTGCTGGCCATCCTGCCCTTCGAGCCGCCCTATTTCGAGAAGGAGGGGCTTCCCTGCACCTTCGTCGGCCATTCGGTGGTGGAGAGCGGCGCCGGGCATGGCGACGCGCAGCGCTTCCGCGAGACCCATGGGCTGGCAGCGGATGCGCGGGTCGTCGCCGTCCTGCCAGGAAGCCGGAAGGGCGAGGTGTCGCGCCTGCTTCCCGACTTCCGCGCCACGCTGGAAAGCTTGCTGCCGTCTCATCCGGGGCTGGTCGCCGTGGTGCCGACCGTGGCGACGGTGCGCGACCGCGTGGCGGCGGAGGTGGCGGGGTGGCCGTTGCGCACCATCCTCGTCGAGGGCGACGCTCCGAAATACGATGTCTTCGCGGCGGCGGAGGCCGCGCTGGCGGCGTCCGGGACGGTGGCGCTGGAACTGGCGCTGGCCCGCCTGCCGACGGTGATCGCCTACCGTCTCAACCCGGTGACGGTGGCCTTGTACCGGCGGCTGATCCGGGTCAAATACGTCAATCTGGTCAATCTGATGCTCGACCGCATGTTGGTGCCGGAACTGCTTCAGGAGGACTGCCGTCCCGACCGGCTGGCGTCCGAACTGGGGCGCCTGCTCGACGATCCCGCCGCCCGCGCGACGCAGATCGACGGTGTGGCGGAGGTGGCGCGCTGGCTGGGGCAGGGCGGAACGCCGCCCAGTGAGCGCGCCGCCCAGGTCGTGCTGGAGGTTGCCGCCGGCCGGTTGGATAAGACGAGGTCGGAAAAGACGAGAGCGCAAGAACCCGCTTGGGAGACGAGACCATGA